A window of the Erpetoichthys calabaricus chromosome 10, fErpCal1.3, whole genome shotgun sequence genome harbors these coding sequences:
- the id1 gene encoding DNA-binding protein inhibitor ID-1, with product MKVVGSSCALKSKVGGNNEDVVRCLSEQSLAISKCKLPLLDQHMHGFLDMNGCYSKLKELVPTLPANKKASKMEILQHVIDYIWDLQLELDSPGLSRPQGGNSAPLTRSPLTTLNGELGGIAVENGCTDDRILCR from the exons ATGAAAGTCGTCGGTTCTTCTTGCGCTCTGAAAAGCAAAGTGGGCGGCAACAACGAGGATGTGGTGCGCTGTCTGTCCGAGCAGAGCCTCGCCATCTCTAAGTGCAAGCTCCCGTTGCTCGACCAACACATGCACGGATTCCTCGACATGAACGGCTGCTACAGTAAGCTGAAAGAGCTTGTGCCTACCCTGCCAGCTAACAAGAAGGCCAGCAAGATGGAGATCTTGCAGCACGTCATCGACTACATCTGGGACCTACAGCTGGAGCTCGACTCACCGGGACTGAGCCGCCCGCAGGGGGGCAACAGCGCGCCACTGACCCGCTCACCGTTGACTACCCTGAACGGAGAACTGGGAGGGATCGCAGTGGAG aacgGCTGCACAGATGACAGAATCCTTTGTCGCTAA